Within the Miscanthus floridulus cultivar M001 chromosome 2, ASM1932011v1, whole genome shotgun sequence genome, the region CCTTGTTATCAAAAcccacttccctatagtacggtctatggggagcccgtagggttccccatcgacagggTCTCACTCAGCGACCGCGGAGCAAAGGGAGAAGCGGCGCGGCGCAGAAGAGCTTTTTGCTCGCAGGGGTAGcaggggtaggaggaagaaggataAAAGTGTCTTTGTTCAATAATATTTATTGCTTTTAGTTAATTTTAGGAGGTGTAACTAAACACTCTTTTAGAAAATTTTAAAAGGTTATctaaaatttttaggaactaagtTTAAGGAGGAGGACGGGACCGAACCGGGCCGTAGCCCAGAACAACAGTATTTCAGATCCACATGTTGCGGATAGCGCCAACGACCACTCGCTCACTCTGAGCGGAGTACAAACACGCTCAAGAAAGTCAAAGCCAGATCTGGAGTTCTGCAGTCTGCACCGCTCTCTCTCACTCATCGTCATCGACCCCCACCACCGTAGTCGTATAGACGTGAGACGCCAAAATCCCAAATCTGCTGCGAACTTCCTAAACCTCAGCGATGGCGGCATCGCCGTATTTCCTCCTCCTGCTCTTCCTCTTCCATCCATTAGCTGCACTCGCCTCCCTCGCGCCGGCGCGTTCTCAGGCACCGCCGCCGCGGGTGCCTCAGAAAGTGCAGGTGTGGCCCAAACCGGTGTCCATCTCGTGGCCGCTGGCGGCATACACGCCGATCTCCCCGTCGTTCAGCATCCGCGCCTCCCCGTCGCACCCGTCGCTCCGTCACGCCATCGCGCACTACACCCGCCTCATCCGCACCGAGCGGCACGCGCCGATTATGGCCCCCGTCAACTACACCATCGTCGGCGTCCCCATCCGCCTGCTCGCGCTCTCCGTCTCCGACCCCGACGTCCCGCTCGGCCCCGGCGTTGACGAGTCCTACACGCTCTCGGTGCCACCCAATTCCAGCTCCGCTGACATCTCCTCCGCCACGCCCTGGGGCGCCATCCGCGGTCTCGAGACCTTCTCCCAGCTCGCCTGGAgcagcggcgccgccgccgcgggcggcCAGCCGATCGTCCCCAGCGACATCCAAATCTCCGACCACCCCCTCTTCACCCACCGCGGCATCCTCCTCGACACCGCACGGAACTACTACCCCGTCCGTGACATCCTCCGCACCATCCGCGCCATGGCCGCCAACAAGCTCAATGTGTTCCACTGGCACATCACCGACTCCCAGTCCTTTCCCATCGTCCTCCCCTCCGTCCCTAACCTCGCCAACTTCGGCTCCTACTCCCCCGCCATGCGCTACACCGACCAGGACGTCCGCCGCATCGTCCGATTCGCCGAGGCCTTCGGCATCCGCGTCATCCCTGAGATCGACATGCCCGGTGAGTGAGACCTGATTCCAAAATACTGTACTGGATCCTGCATTTGCTCTTTTCTATGGTTGCAATCTTCAACGCAAAGACTTCAGGGCACGCGGGGTCGTGGGCGGGCGCGTACCCGGAGATCGTGACCTGCGCGAACAAGTTCTGGGCGCCGACGGCGAAGCCGGCGCTGGCAGCGGAGCCCTGCACGGGGCAGCTGAACCCGCTCAATCCCAAGACGTACCGCGTGGCGCAGGACGTGCTGCGCGACCTGGCGGCCTTGTTCCCGGACCCGTACCTCCACGCGGGCGCCGACGAGGTGAACACGGCGTGCTGGGAGGACGACCCCGTGGTGCGGGGCTTCCTGGCGGACGGCGGCTCCCACGACCGCCTGCTGGAGCTGTTCCTGAACGCGACGCGGCCGTTCCTGGTGCACGAGCTGAACCGCACGTCGGTGTACTGGGAGGACGTCCTCCTGGGGCCCAAGGTGTCGGTCGGGCAGACGGTGCTGCCCCACGACACCACCGTGCTGCAGACGTGGAACAACGGCGCCGAGAACACCAAGCGCATCGTGGCGGCCGGGTACCGCGCCATCGTGTCCTCCGCGTCCTACTACTACCTGGACTGCGGGCACGGCGGCTGGGTGGGCAACGACAGCCGGTACGACGTGCAGGAGAAGGAGCACGACGGCATGCCGCTGTTCAACGACCCCGGCGGCACGGGCGGGTCCTGGTGCGCGCCCTTCAAGACGTGGCAGCGCATCTACGACTACGACATCCTGCACGGGCTGACGGAGGACGAGGCGAGGAGGGTGCTGGGCGGCGAGGTGGCGCTGTGGTCGGAGCAGTCGGACGCCACAGTGCTGGACGGCAGGCTCTGGCCCagggcctccgccgccgccgagacGCTCTGGTCCGGGAACAAGGGCTCCAACGGCAGGAAGCGGTACGCCAACGCCACAGTCCGGCTCAACGAGTGGAGACACCGCATGGTGGCGCGCGGCATCCGCGCCGAGCCAATCCAGCCGCTGTGGTGCCCGATGCACCCGCGCATGTGCCACCTGTCGCAGTAGCAGCATCGTAGAGATAGCTTTGCTGCTTCCTGCAATGGACTGAAACTGGATATGCAGTGCAGGGAGTGATACAGGGGCAGACAGGGAGTCGGAACTTGGTGCAAGAACCTTCGGCATCGATCTTCGGATCGAGGTCCGAATGAATCAAGAACACAATAAAACCAACGCATCCCCAATGTGACATGACCATCTTTTGGTTTCATCTTGGTCTGCTCATTCGTGTCACGAAGTAACAGGTGCATCATTGGCTCTGCACCAAAAACGTCCCAACTCCCAAGTTAAACGAAATTGGAAAAAAAGAATCATTAGTAGATTTTCTGTTGGCTTGTCCAATAATACATGAGTGGCACACATGTACTTGATACTCGACTTGATGATTTGTATGCAAGTACTGACGTAAAGTAGGGGGGAAATTAGGACTCAGAAGTCTACATTCTTTCGTCTAGCTATTTGATTGTGATGTTGAAATCCAACGTCTCTGGAGATGAATTTATGGTGCAAAACAGAAATGACGATGCTGTCCCTGGTAGCTTCACGAAGTTTCCTACTCTTCCCGCAGTTTACACCTCAGTACCTCATTGTCCAGCCAGCATAACAGCACTCGAAAATGCATGatgcccctcgttgtcgttgttCGATCAGATATCAGAAGATTTGGGACCCTAATTAGTGGCAAACCATTCATTCAGTCGTTTGGTTGCAGAATGAGTAGTCATGAAGATTGACGAAACAGTATTTCTTCAAGAGATCATCAGCATGGCAGGACCCGGCCCCTGTTGTTTGTGCTCATTGGCGGCGTGGCCATCGTAATAGCGTCCTGTCATGGATTACCATGAAGGCAGTGTCCTGCTGGTTATGATGATGGCACTTGATTTGGAATGGATGGTGAAAACGAAGTGCGGTCATTTTTTATTACCAAATATTGTGGTCTAGACAAGAGATATCAGATCAGCAGCTCAATTTCCACATTCGACATAGACCTTTGGACCAGTACACGAAAGAAGAAACCCAAACAGGCAAGGATATAACTTATGTGTCAGACAGAATGTGAATTTTCCCCCCAACAAGGATATGCGACAATACAGATTTCACCGAAAACAGTCATTCTCCACTTAAACGGGAAAAAAATCCAGCGCCACAAAAACGTGGAATTCTTGCACTTGTTTAACCCTGTCGCAGCAAAAAACTATGACAAGATTGCCAGGAAATAATTCCAACACTGCTGCCATTTTGCCACCATAGCATAGCAGACAGATTGGAGTAGACGATGATCATCTCCAGTGCCGTAGGCCCTATACAGTAGTCATCGCAGCAGTAGTTGTTCACAGCTCCACCTAGTGATTTTTGTCCCTCCGGGTCGATTTCCGTCCGACGTGTGTAGTGTAGCGCAATCCATCGGTCGCTGTCTGCTTTCTGAAGAATGTTCCGGTTGACGCCGCTACGCTGCCTTGTCCTCTTTTCTTCCCTTCTACCCTGCCGCACGCCCTGATTCCGTGTGCAGTGGTTCAGACCTTTTCGGTCCTCAGGCTTCTTCCCTGCGCAGAGATAACTGCTTCGGAACTCCAGAGGTAGAGCGAGAGGGCGTCAGGAAGGGAGGGAGATGAGAGAGACCATCAGCATCCATATCGGGCAGGCGGGCATCCAGGTAGGGAATTCTTGCTGGGAGCTCTACTGCCTCGAGCACGGTATCCAGCCTGATGGCCTCATGCCCAGGTGAGGTCCTTTTCCGTTCCAATTTCCGCACTTTCTGTTTATCTCATCCATCCTTCAGAATTCTGTCGATTTTTGATCTATTTGAGATAATTCTAGCTCAGATAATTATTTCAGATAGGGTTACCTTCTGGGTTCTTGTAGCACTAGACTCAAAAAGGTTGTATTTTTTGGAGATAATCCTGGAATATTCATAATCCTGAGGACAATCTTTACTCGTGGATAACAGCCCGAAGTAAAAGCTAGAGAAACTTTGTTTGATGCTCTGACCTCTAAAAATATTTTCTTACGAGTTGATGACACCCCTGCGTTCAAAACCACTTTCTTAAAAAGTTAAAAAGGGACGTGATCGGATAAAAAAAAACTGCATATTAAAGAAGCTCATGTTTTCTGAAACAAGGAGGATAAGCATGTGACATGCTAGTATGCTACCGATTTCTGTGTCCAACTCACCTATTTTACAGCATCCAGTTTCTCAACCTAGGCTGTTTGCTTGCAGTGACACTTCTGTTGGGGTTGCGAGGGATGCATTCAACACGTTCTTCAGTGAAACGAGCGCAGGGAAGCACGTTCCAAGGGCCTTGTTCGTCGACTTGGAGCCCACTGTGATTGACGAGGTGAAAACCGGGAAGTACCGCCAGCTTTTCCATCCTGAGCAGCTCATCTCACACAAGGAAGATGCTGCAAACAACTTTGCCCGTGGACATTACACAGGTGTGACATGTCCCTCACCCTGAGCCATTTCCTGGAGAACGGAAAATGTTTTTTGCAATTTAAAATGCAATATTGAATTGAGTACAATAATTATTGGGGTTTGAAAGCCCTATCTTGAATTTTGGTGCATTGCAAATGCGCtaacctgttcgcttgaactttatcagccggcttattagctagaatctacagtatttttttctcacaacaaatcagcttcagccggctttaataccagccgaacaggccaaaTTTGTGTGTTTGAATAGTACTAGCAAGTGGCAGGTAGAACTAATCCACTACAGTTTGGATATTATATAGGGGCAGGATCTTATAATTTAAACATTCAAGATTCAACCATCCTATGACATGATTTCTGTAGTATTGTCCATGACTTCATATCATACAAGAAACATCACTTCCTTTACCTGGGGCACTTATTTTTAAAAAGATCACAATGCTTTGGAACTGTTCTCTGCTCTTTATTAATAATAACTATCCTGTTTAGGGATCGAGTAATATCTGAAGTTTTACAATATGTTTTTCTGCTGCAGTTGGAAGAGAAGTAGTAGATCTTTGCCTTGATCGGATAAGAAAATTGGCAGACAACTGCACTGGTCTTCAAGGTTTTCTGGTTTTCAATGCTGTTGGTGGTGGAACTGGCTCTGGCCTTGGTTCGCTACTTTTAGAGCGTCTATCAGTAGATTATGGTAGGAAGTCAAAGCTCGGTTTCACCATCTATCCTTCCCCACAGGTATCAAAATGATAATTTGTGACCATTTATCTATGCATCATTTGGTCATCATAGTTACTTATGCAGTCAACAAGCCCGCTCGTTTTAACTGGCTGCGGCTGCACTAGCACTGTACTACAGTAGTTTGTAGTTTTGAAGCCGCAGCCGAAAGTAGCTCATGTTTCATTGTGGGCAATTAATTACAGATTGAATTACCGTCTCAAGAAAAGAATTGTAGTATTCAATGTGAAATATTAAAAAGAAATCACTTCAATGGTAGATCTGAATCGTGATTTGGCAAGACTACCGATACAAAAAAAGTCC harbors:
- the LOC136535470 gene encoding beta-hexosaminidase 2-like, whose product is MAASPYFLLLLFLFHPLAALASLAPARSQAPPPRVPQKVQVWPKPVSISWPLAAYTPISPSFSIRASPSHPSLRHAIAHYTRLIRTERHAPIMAPVNYTIVGVPIRLLALSVSDPDVPLGPGVDESYTLSVPPNSSSADISSATPWGAIRGLETFSQLAWSSGAAAAGGQPIVPSDIQISDHPLFTHRGILLDTARNYYPVRDILRTIRAMAANKLNVFHWHITDSQSFPIVLPSVPNLANFGSYSPAMRYTDQDVRRIVRFAEAFGIRVIPEIDMPGHAGSWAGAYPEIVTCANKFWAPTAKPALAAEPCTGQLNPLNPKTYRVAQDVLRDLAALFPDPYLHAGADEVNTACWEDDPVVRGFLADGGSHDRLLELFLNATRPFLVHELNRTSVYWEDVLLGPKVSVGQTVLPHDTTVLQTWNNGAENTKRIVAAGYRAIVSSASYYYLDCGHGGWVGNDSRYDVQEKEHDGMPLFNDPGGTGGSWCAPFKTWQRIYDYDILHGLTEDEARRVLGGEVALWSEQSDATVLDGRLWPRASAAAETLWSGNKGSNGRKRYANATVRLNEWRHRMVARGIRAEPIQPLWCPMHPRMCHLSQ